One Cucumis sativus cultivar 9930 chromosome 1, Cucumber_9930_V3, whole genome shotgun sequence DNA segment encodes these proteins:
- the LOC101214900 gene encoding phytochrome E isoform X1, producing the protein MDKLNRSSDRGMAAFSSSADSNTRAPPPPTTTSTDNRLAALVQYNADAGLLNKFELSDASGESFNYSRSVLEAPVSVPEEQITAYLSKIQRGGLVQPFGCLLAIEESSFKIISFSENCFELLGLNDDQFGSAQGKKGLIGVDMRALFTPSSGASLAKAASSREISLLNPVWVYSRTTQKPFYAILHRIDVGIVIDLEPARSVDPALSLAGAVQSQKLAVRAISRLQALPSGDIGILCDTVVEDIQKLTGYDRVMVYKFHDDEHGEVVSEIRRSDLEPYLGLHYPAIDIPQAARFLFKQNRIRMICDCNAKPVPVIQSDDLKQPLCLVNSTIRAPHSCHLQYMANMSTLSSLAMAIVMNSDDSPTRLWGLVVCHHTSPRYVPFPLRYACEFLMQAFGLQLYMELQLASQLTEKKILKTQTLLCDMLLRGSPCALLTRSPSIMDLVKCDGAALYYKGACYLLGITPTEAQVKDLAEWILNNHGDSTGLSTDSLADAGYPEAASLGDAVCGMATARITSKDFLFWFRSHVAKEIQWGGAKHHPDDKDDSGRMHPRSSFKAFLEVAKSRSLSWEVQEINAIHSLQLIMRESFPNSGDSNSKAENSPQLSDAEMQDINELSSVACEMVRLIETATVPIFGVDSTGLINGWNAKISELVGLHTGEALGKSLVNEIVHEDSRGTAEDLLSCALQGKEDKNVELKLRSFRTDKEHPNVYIVVNACTSRDYTNKVVGVCFVGQDLTSEKGVMDKFIRLQGDYKTIIESLSPLIPPMFVSDENGYCCEWTAAMEKLTGWRKNEVVGKMLAGEIFGNFCRLKGLDTLTRFMILLYQGISGQVTEKFPLGFFNKDGNYVDVLLTSNKRTDAEGNAIGCICFLQIVQPNLHGVLEGLGTGDREAILQHKELSFLKHEVKNPLNGLRFMHELLVNSGITENQKLFLDTSDACERQIMTIIEDMDFRSLEGGQVEINRQDFLLGSVLDAIICQIMIVVRERNIQLFHEIPEEIKTLTLCGDQIKLQMVLSDFLLNIVQYAPVLDGWVEIKISSGLKLIQDGNEHIHLQIRMSHPGQGLPHELIQDMVGGGQQWTSEQGLALNLSRRLLNKLNGNVRYVREQTKCYFLIDLELKLRRLRGSTEATTSQRT; encoded by the exons ATGGACAAACTGAATCGGAGTTCCGATAGAGGAATGGCggccttttcttcttctgccGACAGCAATACTAGGGCTCCTCCTCCTCCTACTACCACTAGTACCGACAACAGACTTGCTGCACTTGTTCAATACAATGCTGATGCTGGCCTTTTGAACAAGTTTGAGCTTTCCGATGCTTCTGGTGAGTCTTTCAACTATTCAAGATCAGTTCTTGAAGCTCCTGTCTCTGTTCCTGAAGAACAAATTACTGCCTATTTGTCTAAGATTCAGAGAGGTGGTTTGGTTCAACCATTTGGTTGTTTGCTTGCTATTGAAGAATCTAGTTTTAAGATTATTAGTTTTAGTGAGAATTGTTTTGAATTACTGGGCCTTAATGATGATCAATTTGGGTCGGCACAGGGGAAGAAGGGTCTGATTGGGGTTGATATGAGAGCTCTATTTACGCCTTCCTCTGGGGCTTCTTTGGCCAAAGCGGCTTCTTCCAGGGAGATTTCGCTGTTGAACCCTGTTTGGGTTTATTCTAGGACTACCCAGAAGCCGTTTTATGCTATATTGCATAGAATTGATGTGGGGATTGTCATTGATTTGGAGCCTGCACGGTCTGTTGATCCTGCATTGTCGCTTGCTGGTGCTGTACAGTCACAGAAACTTGCGGTTAGAGCGATTTCCAGGTTGCAGGCTCTACCTAGTGGTGATATCGGTATTCTATGTGATACGGTTGTCGAAGATATTCAAAAACTTACCGGGTATGATAGAGTGATGGTGTATAAGTTCCATGATGACGAACATGGTGAAGTAGTGTCAGAAATCAGAAGGTCTGACTTAGAGCCATACCTTGGTTTGCATTATCCTGCCATTGATATACCTCAAGCAGCTCGTTTTTTGTTCAAGCAGAACCGCATTAGGATGATTTGTGATTGCAATGCGAAGCCGGTGCCAGTCATTCAAAGTGATGATCTAAAGCAGCCTCTTTGTTTGGTAAATTCAACAATAAGAGCACCACATAGTTGTCATTTGCAATACATGGCAAATATGAGTACCTTATCTTCATTAGCAATGGCAATAGTTATGAACAGTGATGACTCACCAACAAGGCTATGGGGTCTGGTAGTGTGTCACCATACTTCTCCTCGATATGTCCCTTTCCCACTTCGTTATGCCTGCGAGTTTCTCATGCAGGCGTTCGGGCTGCAGCTTTACATGGAACTTCAATTGGCATCACAATTAACAGAGAAAAAGATCCTCAAGACACAAACTTTACTTTGTGACATGCTTCTCCGAGGCTCTCCATGTGCATTGCTGACTCGGTCTCCTAGTATAATGGATCTCGTGAAGTGTGATGGTGCTGCATTGTACTATAAGGGGGCATGCTATTTATTAGGTATAACTCCAACTGAAGCACAAGTAAAAGATCTTGCAGAGTGGATACTCAATAATCATGGGGATTCTACAGGGCTGAGCACGGATAGTTTGGCTGATGCTGGCTATCCTGAAGCTGCTTCACTAGGTGATGCAGTGTGCGGTATGGCAACTGCAAGAATCACTTCAAAGGATTTCTTATTCTGGTTCAGGTCCCATGTTGCAAAGGAAATTCAATGGGGAGGAGCCAAGCATCATCCAGACGATAAGGACGATAGTGGAAGAATGCATCCAAGATCATCATTTAAAGCATTTCTTGAAGTTGCAAAGAGTAGAAGTTTGTCTTGGGAAGTTCAGGAAATAAATGCCATTCACTCATTGCAGCTAATAATGAGGGAGTCTTTTCCGAACTCTGGGGACAGTAATTCAAAGGCAGAAAATTCTCCCCAGTTGAGTGATGCTGAGATGCAGGATATCAATGAACTCAGTTCAGTAGCTTGTGAAATGGTTAGGTTGATTGAAACAGCAACGGTTCCAATTTTTGGTGTTGACTCAACTGGTTTGATCAATGGATGGAATGCTAAAATTTCTGAACTTGTGGGATTACATACTGGAGAAGCTCTGGGGAAATCTCTGGTTAATGAGATTGTTCATGAAGATTCACGTGGAACTGCCGAAGATTTACTTTCCTGTGCTCTGCAAG GTAAGGAAGACAAAAATGTGGAGTTAAAACTGAGAAGTTTTCGAACTGATAAAGAACACCCTAACGTGTATATTGTAGTTAACGCTTGCACAAGTAGAGATTACACAAACAAAGTTGTTGGAGTTTGCTTTGTTGGGCAAGATCTTACATCTGAGAAAGGTGTGATGGATAAATTTATCCGTCTGCAGGGAGATTATAAGACTATTATTGAAAGTCTGAGCCCATTGATTCCTCCAATGTTTGTTTCAGATGAGAATGGTTACTGCTGTGAATGGACTGCAGCCATGGAAAAGCTTACTGGTTGGaggaaaaatgaagttgtAGGAAAAATGCTAGCTGGGGAGATCTTTGGGAATTTCTGTAGATTGAAAGGTCTAGATACCCTCACTAGGTTCATGATTCTATTATATCAAGGCATTAGTGGTCAAGTAACCGAAAAGTTTCCATTAGGATTTTTCAATAAGGATGGGAATTATGTAGATGTGCTGTTAACATCGAACAAGAGAACTGATGCCGAAGGAAATGCCATTGGTTGTATCTGCTTCCTGCAAATTGTTCAGCCCAACTTACATGGGGTCTTGGAAGGACTTGGGACGGGTGATAGAGAGGCCATTCTGCAGCATAAGGAGTTGAGCTTCTTAAAGCATGAGGTGAAAAATCCTTTAAATGGCCTCAGATTTATGCATGAACTCCTTGTAAACTCTGGTATTACCGAAAACCAGAAACTTTTCCTTGATACTAGTGATGCATGCGAGAGACAAATCATGACAATCATAGAGGATATGGACTTCAGAAGTTTAGAAGGGGG CCAAGTAGAGATCAACAGACAAGACTTTCTCCTTGGGAGTGTTTTGGATGCCATTATCTGTCAAATCATGATTGTTGTCAGAGAGAGGAACATTCAACTTTTTCATGAAATTCCAGAAGAAATCAAAACGTTAACTCTTTGTGGCGACCAAATTAAGCTTCAGATGGTTTTATCAGATTTCTTACTTAACATAGTGCAGTATGCGCCTGTTCTGGATGGTTgggttgaaatcaaaatttcttctGGTTTGAAGCTTATACAAGATGGAAATGAGCACATTCACTTGCAGATCAG AATGTCACATCCAGGTCAAGGTTTGCCTCATGAACTAATCCAAGATATGGTTGGAGGAGGACAACAGTGGACTTCAGAACAAGGCCTGGCCCTAAACCTGTCACGCAGACTTCTTAATAAATTGAACGGTAATGTCCGCTATGTTAGAGAGCAAACCAAATGCTACTTCCTCATCGACCTCGAACTCAAGTTAAGGCGCTTGAGAGGGTCAACAGAAGCTACTACGAGCCAAAGGACTTGA
- the LOC101214900 gene encoding phytochrome E isoform X2: MDKLNRSSDRGMAAFSSSADSNTRAPPPPTTTSTDNRLAALVQYNADAGLLNKFELSDASGESFNYSRSVLEAPVSVPEEQITAYLSKIQRGGLVQPFGCLLAIEESSFKIISFSENCFELLGLNDDQFGSAQGKKGLIGVDMRALFTPSSGASLAKAASSREISLLNPVWVYSRTTQKPFYAILHRIDVGIVIDLEPARSVDPALSLAGAVQSQKLAVRAISRLQALPSGDIGILCDTVVEDIQKLTGYDRVMVYKFHDDEHGEVVSEIRRSDLEPYLGLHYPAIDIPQAARFLFKQNRIRMICDCNAKPVPVIQSDDLKQPLCLVNSTIRAPHSCHLQYMANMSTLSSLAMAIVMNSDDSPTRLWGLVVCHHTSPRYVPFPLRYACEFLMQAFGLQLYMELQLASQLTEKKILKTQTLLCDMLLRGSPCALLTRSPSIMDLVKCDGAALYYKGACYLLGITPTEAQVKDLAEWILNNHGDSTGLSTDSLADAGYPEAASLGDAVCGMATARITSKDFLFWFRSHVAKEIQWGGAKHHPDDKDDSGRMHPRSSFKAFLEVAKSRSLSWEVQEINAIHSLQLIMRESFPNSGDSNSKAENSPQLSDAEMQDINELSSVACEMVRLIETATVPIFGVDSTGLINGWNAKISELVGLHTGEALGKSLVNEIVHEDSRGTAEDLLSCALQGKEDKNVELKLRSFRTDKEHPNVYIVVNACTSRDYTNKVVGVCFVGQDLTSEKGVMDKFIRLQGDYKTIIESLSPLIPPMFVSDENGYCCEWTAAMEKLTGWRKNEVVGKMLAGEIFGNFCRLKGLDTLTRFMILLYQGISGQVTEKFPLGFFNKDGNYVDVLLTSNKRTDAEGNAIGCICFLQIVQPNLHGVLEGLGTGDREAILQHKELSFLKHEVKNPLNGLRFMHELLVNSGITENQKLFLDTSDACERQIMTIIEDMDFRSLEGGQVEINRQDFLLGSVLDAIICQIMIVVRERNIQLFHEIPEEIKTLTLCGDQIKLQMVLSDFLLNIVQYAPVLDGWVEIKISSGLKLIQDGNEHIHLQIRDFSWPCPGGIVSECHIQVKVCLMN, encoded by the exons ATGGACAAACTGAATCGGAGTTCCGATAGAGGAATGGCggccttttcttcttctgccGACAGCAATACTAGGGCTCCTCCTCCTCCTACTACCACTAGTACCGACAACAGACTTGCTGCACTTGTTCAATACAATGCTGATGCTGGCCTTTTGAACAAGTTTGAGCTTTCCGATGCTTCTGGTGAGTCTTTCAACTATTCAAGATCAGTTCTTGAAGCTCCTGTCTCTGTTCCTGAAGAACAAATTACTGCCTATTTGTCTAAGATTCAGAGAGGTGGTTTGGTTCAACCATTTGGTTGTTTGCTTGCTATTGAAGAATCTAGTTTTAAGATTATTAGTTTTAGTGAGAATTGTTTTGAATTACTGGGCCTTAATGATGATCAATTTGGGTCGGCACAGGGGAAGAAGGGTCTGATTGGGGTTGATATGAGAGCTCTATTTACGCCTTCCTCTGGGGCTTCTTTGGCCAAAGCGGCTTCTTCCAGGGAGATTTCGCTGTTGAACCCTGTTTGGGTTTATTCTAGGACTACCCAGAAGCCGTTTTATGCTATATTGCATAGAATTGATGTGGGGATTGTCATTGATTTGGAGCCTGCACGGTCTGTTGATCCTGCATTGTCGCTTGCTGGTGCTGTACAGTCACAGAAACTTGCGGTTAGAGCGATTTCCAGGTTGCAGGCTCTACCTAGTGGTGATATCGGTATTCTATGTGATACGGTTGTCGAAGATATTCAAAAACTTACCGGGTATGATAGAGTGATGGTGTATAAGTTCCATGATGACGAACATGGTGAAGTAGTGTCAGAAATCAGAAGGTCTGACTTAGAGCCATACCTTGGTTTGCATTATCCTGCCATTGATATACCTCAAGCAGCTCGTTTTTTGTTCAAGCAGAACCGCATTAGGATGATTTGTGATTGCAATGCGAAGCCGGTGCCAGTCATTCAAAGTGATGATCTAAAGCAGCCTCTTTGTTTGGTAAATTCAACAATAAGAGCACCACATAGTTGTCATTTGCAATACATGGCAAATATGAGTACCTTATCTTCATTAGCAATGGCAATAGTTATGAACAGTGATGACTCACCAACAAGGCTATGGGGTCTGGTAGTGTGTCACCATACTTCTCCTCGATATGTCCCTTTCCCACTTCGTTATGCCTGCGAGTTTCTCATGCAGGCGTTCGGGCTGCAGCTTTACATGGAACTTCAATTGGCATCACAATTAACAGAGAAAAAGATCCTCAAGACACAAACTTTACTTTGTGACATGCTTCTCCGAGGCTCTCCATGTGCATTGCTGACTCGGTCTCCTAGTATAATGGATCTCGTGAAGTGTGATGGTGCTGCATTGTACTATAAGGGGGCATGCTATTTATTAGGTATAACTCCAACTGAAGCACAAGTAAAAGATCTTGCAGAGTGGATACTCAATAATCATGGGGATTCTACAGGGCTGAGCACGGATAGTTTGGCTGATGCTGGCTATCCTGAAGCTGCTTCACTAGGTGATGCAGTGTGCGGTATGGCAACTGCAAGAATCACTTCAAAGGATTTCTTATTCTGGTTCAGGTCCCATGTTGCAAAGGAAATTCAATGGGGAGGAGCCAAGCATCATCCAGACGATAAGGACGATAGTGGAAGAATGCATCCAAGATCATCATTTAAAGCATTTCTTGAAGTTGCAAAGAGTAGAAGTTTGTCTTGGGAAGTTCAGGAAATAAATGCCATTCACTCATTGCAGCTAATAATGAGGGAGTCTTTTCCGAACTCTGGGGACAGTAATTCAAAGGCAGAAAATTCTCCCCAGTTGAGTGATGCTGAGATGCAGGATATCAATGAACTCAGTTCAGTAGCTTGTGAAATGGTTAGGTTGATTGAAACAGCAACGGTTCCAATTTTTGGTGTTGACTCAACTGGTTTGATCAATGGATGGAATGCTAAAATTTCTGAACTTGTGGGATTACATACTGGAGAAGCTCTGGGGAAATCTCTGGTTAATGAGATTGTTCATGAAGATTCACGTGGAACTGCCGAAGATTTACTTTCCTGTGCTCTGCAAG GTAAGGAAGACAAAAATGTGGAGTTAAAACTGAGAAGTTTTCGAACTGATAAAGAACACCCTAACGTGTATATTGTAGTTAACGCTTGCACAAGTAGAGATTACACAAACAAAGTTGTTGGAGTTTGCTTTGTTGGGCAAGATCTTACATCTGAGAAAGGTGTGATGGATAAATTTATCCGTCTGCAGGGAGATTATAAGACTATTATTGAAAGTCTGAGCCCATTGATTCCTCCAATGTTTGTTTCAGATGAGAATGGTTACTGCTGTGAATGGACTGCAGCCATGGAAAAGCTTACTGGTTGGaggaaaaatgaagttgtAGGAAAAATGCTAGCTGGGGAGATCTTTGGGAATTTCTGTAGATTGAAAGGTCTAGATACCCTCACTAGGTTCATGATTCTATTATATCAAGGCATTAGTGGTCAAGTAACCGAAAAGTTTCCATTAGGATTTTTCAATAAGGATGGGAATTATGTAGATGTGCTGTTAACATCGAACAAGAGAACTGATGCCGAAGGAAATGCCATTGGTTGTATCTGCTTCCTGCAAATTGTTCAGCCCAACTTACATGGGGTCTTGGAAGGACTTGGGACGGGTGATAGAGAGGCCATTCTGCAGCATAAGGAGTTGAGCTTCTTAAAGCATGAGGTGAAAAATCCTTTAAATGGCCTCAGATTTATGCATGAACTCCTTGTAAACTCTGGTATTACCGAAAACCAGAAACTTTTCCTTGATACTAGTGATGCATGCGAGAGACAAATCATGACAATCATAGAGGATATGGACTTCAGAAGTTTAGAAGGGGG CCAAGTAGAGATCAACAGACAAGACTTTCTCCTTGGGAGTGTTTTGGATGCCATTATCTGTCAAATCATGATTGTTGTCAGAGAGAGGAACATTCAACTTTTTCATGAAATTCCAGAAGAAATCAAAACGTTAACTCTTTGTGGCGACCAAATTAAGCTTCAGATGGTTTTATCAGATTTCTTACTTAACATAGTGCAGTATGCGCCTGTTCTGGATGGTTgggttgaaatcaaaatttcttctGGTTTGAAGCTTATACAAGATGGAAATGAGCACATTCACTTGCAGATCAG AGATTTTTCCTGGCCATGTCCTGGTGGAATTGTTAGTG AATGTCACATCCAGGTCAAGGTTTGCCTCATGAACTAA
- the LOC101214900 gene encoding phytochrome E isoform X3, which yields MLLGKKGLIGVDMRALFTPSSGASLAKAASSREISLLNPVWVYSRTTQKPFYAILHRIDVGIVIDLEPARSVDPALSLAGAVQSQKLAVRAISRLQALPSGDIGILCDTVVEDIQKLTGYDRVMVYKFHDDEHGEVVSEIRRSDLEPYLGLHYPAIDIPQAARFLFKQNRIRMICDCNAKPVPVIQSDDLKQPLCLVNSTIRAPHSCHLQYMANMSTLSSLAMAIVMNSDDSPTRLWGLVVCHHTSPRYVPFPLRYACEFLMQAFGLQLYMELQLASQLTEKKILKTQTLLCDMLLRGSPCALLTRSPSIMDLVKCDGAALYYKGACYLLGITPTEAQVKDLAEWILNNHGDSTGLSTDSLADAGYPEAASLGDAVCGMATARITSKDFLFWFRSHVAKEIQWGGAKHHPDDKDDSGRMHPRSSFKAFLEVAKSRSLSWEVQEINAIHSLQLIMRESFPNSGDSNSKAENSPQLSDAEMQDINELSSVACEMVRLIETATVPIFGVDSTGLINGWNAKISELVGLHTGEALGKSLVNEIVHEDSRGTAEDLLSCALQGKEDKNVELKLRSFRTDKEHPNVYIVVNACTSRDYTNKVVGVCFVGQDLTSEKGVMDKFIRLQGDYKTIIESLSPLIPPMFVSDENGYCCEWTAAMEKLTGWRKNEVVGKMLAGEIFGNFCRLKGLDTLTRFMILLYQGISGQVTEKFPLGFFNKDGNYVDVLLTSNKRTDAEGNAIGCICFLQIVQPNLHGVLEGLGTGDREAILQHKELSFLKHEVKNPLNGLRFMHELLVNSGITENQKLFLDTSDACERQIMTIIEDMDFRSLEGGQVEINRQDFLLGSVLDAIICQIMIVVRERNIQLFHEIPEEIKTLTLCGDQIKLQMVLSDFLLNIVQYAPVLDGWVEIKISSGLKLIQDGNEHIHLQIRMSHPGQGLPHELIQDMVGGGQQWTSEQGLALNLSRRLLNKLNGNVRYVREQTKCYFLIDLELKLRRLRGSTEATTSQRT from the exons ATGCTTCTG GGGAAGAAGGGTCTGATTGGGGTTGATATGAGAGCTCTATTTACGCCTTCCTCTGGGGCTTCTTTGGCCAAAGCGGCTTCTTCCAGGGAGATTTCGCTGTTGAACCCTGTTTGGGTTTATTCTAGGACTACCCAGAAGCCGTTTTATGCTATATTGCATAGAATTGATGTGGGGATTGTCATTGATTTGGAGCCTGCACGGTCTGTTGATCCTGCATTGTCGCTTGCTGGTGCTGTACAGTCACAGAAACTTGCGGTTAGAGCGATTTCCAGGTTGCAGGCTCTACCTAGTGGTGATATCGGTATTCTATGTGATACGGTTGTCGAAGATATTCAAAAACTTACCGGGTATGATAGAGTGATGGTGTATAAGTTCCATGATGACGAACATGGTGAAGTAGTGTCAGAAATCAGAAGGTCTGACTTAGAGCCATACCTTGGTTTGCATTATCCTGCCATTGATATACCTCAAGCAGCTCGTTTTTTGTTCAAGCAGAACCGCATTAGGATGATTTGTGATTGCAATGCGAAGCCGGTGCCAGTCATTCAAAGTGATGATCTAAAGCAGCCTCTTTGTTTGGTAAATTCAACAATAAGAGCACCACATAGTTGTCATTTGCAATACATGGCAAATATGAGTACCTTATCTTCATTAGCAATGGCAATAGTTATGAACAGTGATGACTCACCAACAAGGCTATGGGGTCTGGTAGTGTGTCACCATACTTCTCCTCGATATGTCCCTTTCCCACTTCGTTATGCCTGCGAGTTTCTCATGCAGGCGTTCGGGCTGCAGCTTTACATGGAACTTCAATTGGCATCACAATTAACAGAGAAAAAGATCCTCAAGACACAAACTTTACTTTGTGACATGCTTCTCCGAGGCTCTCCATGTGCATTGCTGACTCGGTCTCCTAGTATAATGGATCTCGTGAAGTGTGATGGTGCTGCATTGTACTATAAGGGGGCATGCTATTTATTAGGTATAACTCCAACTGAAGCACAAGTAAAAGATCTTGCAGAGTGGATACTCAATAATCATGGGGATTCTACAGGGCTGAGCACGGATAGTTTGGCTGATGCTGGCTATCCTGAAGCTGCTTCACTAGGTGATGCAGTGTGCGGTATGGCAACTGCAAGAATCACTTCAAAGGATTTCTTATTCTGGTTCAGGTCCCATGTTGCAAAGGAAATTCAATGGGGAGGAGCCAAGCATCATCCAGACGATAAGGACGATAGTGGAAGAATGCATCCAAGATCATCATTTAAAGCATTTCTTGAAGTTGCAAAGAGTAGAAGTTTGTCTTGGGAAGTTCAGGAAATAAATGCCATTCACTCATTGCAGCTAATAATGAGGGAGTCTTTTCCGAACTCTGGGGACAGTAATTCAAAGGCAGAAAATTCTCCCCAGTTGAGTGATGCTGAGATGCAGGATATCAATGAACTCAGTTCAGTAGCTTGTGAAATGGTTAGGTTGATTGAAACAGCAACGGTTCCAATTTTTGGTGTTGACTCAACTGGTTTGATCAATGGATGGAATGCTAAAATTTCTGAACTTGTGGGATTACATACTGGAGAAGCTCTGGGGAAATCTCTGGTTAATGAGATTGTTCATGAAGATTCACGTGGAACTGCCGAAGATTTACTTTCCTGTGCTCTGCAAG GTAAGGAAGACAAAAATGTGGAGTTAAAACTGAGAAGTTTTCGAACTGATAAAGAACACCCTAACGTGTATATTGTAGTTAACGCTTGCACAAGTAGAGATTACACAAACAAAGTTGTTGGAGTTTGCTTTGTTGGGCAAGATCTTACATCTGAGAAAGGTGTGATGGATAAATTTATCCGTCTGCAGGGAGATTATAAGACTATTATTGAAAGTCTGAGCCCATTGATTCCTCCAATGTTTGTTTCAGATGAGAATGGTTACTGCTGTGAATGGACTGCAGCCATGGAAAAGCTTACTGGTTGGaggaaaaatgaagttgtAGGAAAAATGCTAGCTGGGGAGATCTTTGGGAATTTCTGTAGATTGAAAGGTCTAGATACCCTCACTAGGTTCATGATTCTATTATATCAAGGCATTAGTGGTCAAGTAACCGAAAAGTTTCCATTAGGATTTTTCAATAAGGATGGGAATTATGTAGATGTGCTGTTAACATCGAACAAGAGAACTGATGCCGAAGGAAATGCCATTGGTTGTATCTGCTTCCTGCAAATTGTTCAGCCCAACTTACATGGGGTCTTGGAAGGACTTGGGACGGGTGATAGAGAGGCCATTCTGCAGCATAAGGAGTTGAGCTTCTTAAAGCATGAGGTGAAAAATCCTTTAAATGGCCTCAGATTTATGCATGAACTCCTTGTAAACTCTGGTATTACCGAAAACCAGAAACTTTTCCTTGATACTAGTGATGCATGCGAGAGACAAATCATGACAATCATAGAGGATATGGACTTCAGAAGTTTAGAAGGGGG CCAAGTAGAGATCAACAGACAAGACTTTCTCCTTGGGAGTGTTTTGGATGCCATTATCTGTCAAATCATGATTGTTGTCAGAGAGAGGAACATTCAACTTTTTCATGAAATTCCAGAAGAAATCAAAACGTTAACTCTTTGTGGCGACCAAATTAAGCTTCAGATGGTTTTATCAGATTTCTTACTTAACATAGTGCAGTATGCGCCTGTTCTGGATGGTTgggttgaaatcaaaatttcttctGGTTTGAAGCTTATACAAGATGGAAATGAGCACATTCACTTGCAGATCAG AATGTCACATCCAGGTCAAGGTTTGCCTCATGAACTAATCCAAGATATGGTTGGAGGAGGACAACAGTGGACTTCAGAACAAGGCCTGGCCCTAAACCTGTCACGCAGACTTCTTAATAAATTGAACGGTAATGTCCGCTATGTTAGAGAGCAAACCAAATGCTACTTCCTCATCGACCTCGAACTCAAGTTAAGGCGCTTGAGAGGGTCAACAGAAGCTACTACGAGCCAAAGGACTTGA